In Sphingobacteriaceae bacterium, the following are encoded in one genomic region:
- a CDS encoding choice-of-anchor B family protein: MKFKLLFAFLLISSLSQAQIYSANNFTLASLIDPEPGAGSKYSACWGWTQPGTNREYAIACSKNGTYWIDVTNPFSPTVSAYHAGTSSNGTWREVKSYGNYCYVVCDDGGSTGFQIFDMSTLPATVTLVSSNPALFRRGHAAWVDGNKLYVSGVTYSTGATSSMDVYSLATPSAPVLLRRLNQDYNFITYVHDAFIRNDTVFASAGYQGLHVFKFNTGTNTFTQLGSLTTYSFSGYNHASALTPDGKTLVFMDEVPASLPVKVADVTNLGNIQVLSTFNQFPQTTPHNPFMVSNRYCFGSAYKDGTQLYDISNPNAPFVAGHFDTYPQGGGNNNNWAGGAYSGNWGSFPFFPSRNVFALDMVNGVFMLRTHLYSHPDINLQGNLNDIPLGSIITSTSNNTNYGTVNIGNTLNKTFVIQNIGLDTLKVTSVNISGIGASEFSVSGLPAFPFTVTPNTGTLSFSIAFTPTATGSRTAQITLNNNDYNESAYTFVTEGNGFLVSTGIESFENSDFRFFVYPNPIKNTAEFNIPSETNIKDLQINIYDVTGKLVLIKESAELTLKENKVCSVILNELNNGMYIFNLMHQGKEIAGKKIIVSK, translated from the coding sequence ATGAAATTTAAATTACTTTTTGCTTTTTTATTAATCAGCAGTTTAAGCCAGGCACAAATTTATTCAGCCAACAACTTTACGTTAGCAAGTTTAATTGATCCGGAACCGGGCGCAGGTTCAAAATATTCGGCCTGTTGGGGTTGGACACAACCCGGAACCAATAGAGAATACGCCATTGCCTGTTCAAAAAACGGAACCTATTGGATTGATGTAACTAATCCGTTTTCACCAACCGTATCTGCGTATCATGCAGGAACATCTTCAAATGGCACATGGCGTGAAGTGAAATCTTATGGTAATTATTGCTATGTAGTTTGTGATGATGGAGGATCAACCGGGTTTCAAATATTCGATATGAGTACACTTCCGGCAACCGTTACCCTTGTTAGTTCAAATCCGGCCTTATTCAGAAGAGGTCATGCTGCTTGGGTTGACGGAAACAAATTATACGTATCAGGCGTTACATATAGCACCGGAGCAACGAGCAGCATGGATGTTTATAGTTTGGCAACACCAAGCGCACCGGTATTATTAAGAAGATTAAATCAAGATTATAATTTCATCACTTATGTGCATGATGCCTTTATCAGAAACGATACTGTATTTGCTTCGGCTGGATATCAAGGACTACATGTTTTTAAGTTTAATACCGGGACTAACACATTTACCCAGCTTGGATCTCTAACTACCTATTCTTTTTCGGGTTATAATCACGCTTCTGCCTTAACGCCAGACGGGAAAACATTAGTATTTATGGATGAGGTTCCTGCTTCATTGCCTGTAAAAGTTGCAGATGTAACAAACCTGGGAAATATTCAGGTATTAAGCACATTCAATCAATTTCCACAAACTACACCACATAATCCATTCATGGTGAGTAATCGCTATTGTTTCGGGTCAGCTTATAAAGACGGCACTCAACTTTATGATATTTCTAATCCAAATGCGCCATTTGTTGCAGGTCACTTTGATACCTACCCACAAGGCGGCGGAAATAATAATAATTGGGCCGGCGGAGCTTATTCCGGAAACTGGGGTAGCTTTCCTTTTTTTCCAAGTCGTAATGTTTTTGCATTAGATATGGTTAATGGTGTATTTATGTTAAGAACTCATCTTTATTCACATCCCGATATTAATTTACAAGGAAATTTAAATGACATTCCTTTAGGTTCTATTATCACCAGTACAAGTAATAATACCAATTACGGAACTGTAAACATCGGTAATACTTTAAATAAAACTTTTGTTATTCAGAATATAGGATTAGATACATTAAAAGTTACTTCCGTAAATATTAGCGGAATTGGCGCATCTGAATTCAGTGTATCCGGACTCCCTGCTTTTCCTTTTACTGTTACACCTAACACGGGTACACTCAGCTTCTCCATCGCGTTTACGCCAACGGCTACAGGTAGCAGAACAGCTCAAATAACTTTGAATAACAATGATTACAATGAGTCTGCTTACACTTTTGTAACTGAAGGAAACGGATTTTTAGTTTCTACCGGTATTGAATCATTTGAAAATTCTGATTTCAGATTTTTCGTGTATCCTAATCCAATAAAAAACACAGCAGAATTTAATATTCCTTCAGAAACGAACATTAAAGATCTTCAAATAAATATTTATGATGTAACCGGGAAATTAGTTTTAATTAAGGAAAGTGCTGAATTAACCTTAAAAGAAAATAAAGTTTGTTCTGTTATATTAAATGAATTAAATAATGGCATGTATATTTTCAACTTAATGCATCAAGGAAAAGAAATAGCGGGCAAAAAAATTATCGTATCTAAATAA
- a CDS encoding choice-of-anchor B family protein — protein MKKIIFSLFILINLAALSQVYPSFNINLVGMIHPNTGTVGVGVDGRRYAGCFGWKHPSNNKEFAIVGSSSGVYFIDISTPSTPSVSAFVAGKAGCTWREIQTYQNYAYIVSDDGSPNTFMIIDMTNLPSTVTVVHNGTSYFERGHTIFIDGELMYIGSVTYTAGNTPAFSAMDVYSLNTPTAPLLMARLNDFYPSIQHVHDMYVKNDTVFASCGNQGLHIYKYIASTQIFVELGSYTNYAGSPYNHSSSMTENKKYLVFCDEVPVALPIKLVDVQNLANVQPVTTFQPFLTTTPHNPYVVGNDFVYVSSYQDGLYMYNIATPSAPFIAGYFDTHPQGGANAGNYFNADYRGNWGAYPYLPSGLIIAADMQNGVFILDPAAALIHTDIQKTSKSDAELMLYPNPVSDKLAVVYHSNDKTKLEITNIIGQTVFSKEYISEINDYINVALLNEGTYFVKIQNNHKQSVKKINIIH, from the coding sequence ATGAAAAAAATTATTTTCTCCCTATTTATTTTAATAAACTTAGCTGCTTTATCTCAAGTTTATCCAAGTTTTAATATTAACCTGGTTGGTATGATCCACCCGAATACCGGAACAGTAGGTGTAGGTGTTGATGGACGAAGATATGCCGGTTGTTTTGGATGGAAGCATCCCAGCAATAACAAAGAATTCGCCATTGTTGGAAGTAGTTCGGGTGTGTATTTTATTGACATAAGTACACCATCTACACCAAGTGTGAGCGCCTTTGTAGCCGGAAAAGCAGGTTGTACCTGGAGAGAAATTCAAACTTATCAAAACTATGCTTATATCGTTAGTGATGATGGTTCGCCAAACACGTTCATGATCATTGATATGACTAACTTACCTTCAACGGTTACTGTTGTGCACAACGGCACTAGTTATTTTGAAAGAGGTCATACTATATTTATTGATGGTGAGTTAATGTACATAGGTTCTGTAACTTATACTGCAGGAAATACTCCGGCATTTTCTGCTATGGATGTTTATAGCTTAAATACACCCACTGCTCCACTCTTAATGGCCCGCTTAAATGATTTTTATCCGTCAATCCAGCATGTGCATGATATGTATGTTAAAAATGATACTGTATTTGCTTCTTGCGGAAATCAAGGTTTACATATTTATAAATACATAGCCAGCACACAAATTTTTGTTGAATTGGGCAGCTACACCAATTATGCAGGATCGCCCTATAACCACAGCAGTTCAATGACAGAAAATAAAAAGTATTTGGTGTTTTGCGATGAGGTGCCTGTAGCTTTACCTATAAAATTGGTTGATGTTCAAAACCTCGCCAATGTTCAACCGGTAACAACTTTTCAACCTTTTCTTACAACAACACCACACAATCCTTATGTGGTTGGTAATGATTTTGTTTATGTGAGCTCTTATCAGGACGGTTTATACATGTATAATATTGCTACGCCAAGCGCGCCCTTTATTGCCGGTTATTTTGACACGCATCCACAAGGTGGAGCCAATGCAGGAAATTATTTCAACGCCGATTATAGAGGGAATTGGGGAGCTTACCCCTATTTACCCAGCGGATTAATCATTGCGGCTGATATGCAAAACGGAGTATTTATATTAGATCCTGCAGCAGCTTTAATTCATACCGATATTCAAAAAACTTCAAAATCAGATGCAGAATTGATGTTATATCCAAATCCTGTTTCTGATAAACTGGCTGTAGTATATCATTCCAACGATAAAACAAAATTAGAAATCACCAATATAATAGGTCAAACCGTTTTTTCAAAAGAATATATTTCTGAAATAAACGATTACATCAATGTTGCTCTATTGAATGAAGGAACTTATTTTGTAAAAATTCAAAACAATCACAAACAATCCGTTAAAAAAATAAACATCATCCATTAA
- a CDS encoding glycosyltransferase family 39 protein, translating into MKSRLEIYFAFCIPLLFLVFAFFKLYPFEATLQEIINGTNDDWQLYAKTAIDIKENGLAIPSVKGLYDYPNGFLYSYFLAFCFFLFGNNPNPVYILQSVMIGISIFIWYKTINDKMNSRIAIAFLALSFLFGLLDIFKYYSFRFLSENLVLVLIPLFFYNCKKTFAHNSKLNAIATGLLLGLCVMTRPNLWPIALLLMVIFIYFYFKRHLNFSTIILILLSFTFGVSILGLRNYLVSGSFVFFPINSFTFFEIYISNPDITWQHIFQKSLFCLGYLSVLNENFSVRPHWIIIWVIYMIVLLRQINNKTIYEPLHLLMHAFVLSYTSILVFVIDVKLITVYGFRYILPAISILIPIILLEINRYLQGKKLI; encoded by the coding sequence TTGAAAAGCCGATTAGAAATTTACTTTGCTTTCTGTATTCCACTACTCTTCCTTGTTTTCGCGTTCTTCAAGCTTTATCCTTTTGAAGCCACATTACAAGAAATTATTAATGGAACAAATGATGACTGGCAATTATATGCCAAAACTGCAATAGACATTAAAGAAAATGGCCTAGCCATTCCAAGCGTTAAGGGACTTTATGATTATCCCAATGGATTTCTATATTCTTATTTTTTAGCGTTTTGCTTTTTTTTATTCGGCAATAACCCCAATCCGGTATATATTTTACAAAGCGTTATGATTGGCATTTCCATTTTTATTTGGTATAAAACTATTAATGACAAAATGAATTCAAGAATTGCAATTGCATTTTTAGCTTTATCCTTTTTATTTGGATTGTTAGATATATTTAAATATTATAGTTTCCGTTTCCTGAGTGAAAATTTAGTGCTTGTTTTAATACCCCTTTTCTTTTATAATTGCAAAAAGACTTTCGCTCACAATAGCAAATTAAACGCCATAGCAACCGGATTACTACTAGGATTATGTGTAATGACTAGGCCAAACTTATGGCCAATTGCCTTATTATTGATGGTGATATTCATTTACTTCTATTTCAAAAGACATTTAAACTTTAGCACAATAATACTTATTCTTTTGTCATTTACTTTTGGTGTTTCAATTTTGGGATTAAGAAATTATTTAGTTAGCGGTTCATTCGTTTTTTTTCCAATTAATAGTTTTACATTCTTTGAAATTTATATTTCAAACCCAGATATTACGTGGCAACATATTTTTCAAAAATCACTTTTCTGTTTAGGATACTTATCAGTGCTTAATGAAAATTTCTCGGTACGTCCGCACTGGATCATTATTTGGGTTATTTATATGATTGTCCTTTTGCGGCAAATAAATAATAAAACAATATATGAACCACTCCATTTATTAATGCATGCTTTTGTATTGTCCTATACTTCAATATTGGTATTTGTTATTGATGTAAAATTAATAACGGTATATGGATTCCGATACATATTACCGGCTATTTCAATTTTAATTCCGATAATACTTTTGGAGATTAATCGTTATCTACAAGGTAAAAAATTAATTTAA
- the gldN gene encoding gliding motility protein GldN, which translates to MKKIKHIIFATLIVLFVSPVMAQPSVFTPGDYRDGVYDKENSVNRRPIPYTHLRQADVTWQKRVWRKIDMREKINQQLYYPLELSTSRISLLQVLVKYVLSGEIMAFNPINDEFLIPMERSEIRDKLIEREDSSEVEQFDADGNSFYTKMPGIVDSTWMYRNLTDVEIKEDWYFDKQKSTLEVRILGMTFNASKKGKEEIGGIPQFSVYFPSCRKFLAKHEVFNVKNDSERRTFDDIFWKRQFSSFVTKESNVYDRDINFHAKGLEAILESDRVKGDIFRWEHDLWHF; encoded by the coding sequence ATGAAAAAAATCAAACATATCATTTTTGCTACCTTAATCGTACTTTTCGTAAGTCCGGTTATGGCTCAGCCAAGTGTATTTACTCCCGGTGATTATCGTGACGGAGTTTACGATAAGGAGAATTCTGTTAACAGAAGACCAATTCCTTATACCCACCTTCGTCAGGCAGATGTAACCTGGCAAAAAAGAGTTTGGCGTAAAATCGATATGCGCGAAAAAATTAATCAGCAATTATATTACCCGCTTGAATTAAGCACTAGTAGAATTTCATTATTACAGGTACTTGTAAAGTATGTATTGTCTGGGGAAATAATGGCTTTTAATCCAATTAATGATGAATTCCTTATTCCTATGGAGAGATCTGAAATAAGGGATAAATTAATTGAAAGAGAAGATTCTAGTGAGGTTGAACAGTTTGATGCAGACGGTAACTCATTTTACACCAAAATGCCGGGTATTGTAGATTCCACTTGGATGTATAGAAATTTAACCGACGTTGAGATTAAAGAAGATTGGTATTTTGATAAACAAAAATCAACTTTGGAAGTGCGAATTTTAGGCATGACTTTTAACGCATCTAAAAAAGGGAAGGAAGAAATTGGTGGAATTCCACAATTTTCAGTTTATTTCCCGTCATGTCGTAAATTTTTAGCTAAACACGAGGTGTTTAATGTTAAAAATGATAGTGAGCGCCGTACATTTGATGATATTTTTTGGAAAAGACAATTTTCGAGCTTTGTTACGAAAGAATCAAACGTATACGATCGCGATATTAATTTCCACGCAAAAGGTTTAGAAGCTATTCTGGAATCAGATCGCGTAAAAGGTGATATATTCCGTTGGGAACATGATTTGTGGCATTTCTAA
- a CDS encoding AhpC/TSA family protein: protein MKNALLYTLLLIPFLIISQKKEKQFNSKIIGTISNYNGKTLYLHHSWNDQVFSDSVKIVEGKFTFNLKNSEPDLYWFNLSPYPNVAPNLQFFVDPGSLKANLNADSLIYSSVEGGPTQNDYLEYKKLINSFVATQMKMQSDYTEAMQKNDMVAVEKIRGNFQNLNTLFITGMTDFVKSHPKSIVSGYVVFSDMNNPAVPFENVVTALDAIDKSIQDTKFVKAATKRVDGMKGSMIGFKATDFSQAAPNGKMIKLSDFKGKYVLVDFWASWCGPCRMENPNVVNAYNKYKDKNFTVLGVSFDSNKEKWLDAVNKDNLTWDQVSDLKGWGNEAGKLFGISSIPQNLLLDKDGKIIAKNLRGIALEEKLAEVLK from the coding sequence ATGAAAAACGCCCTCTTATATACTTTGCTTTTGATTCCATTTCTGATTATTTCTCAGAAAAAAGAGAAGCAATTCAATAGTAAAATTATTGGCACTATTTCCAATTATAACGGGAAAACTTTGTATTTACACCATTCATGGAATGACCAAGTATTTAGTGATTCTGTTAAAATAGTGGAAGGAAAATTCACTTTTAATTTAAAAAACAGCGAACCGGATTTATATTGGTTCAATTTGAGCCCATATCCTAATGTTGCGCCCAATCTTCAATTTTTTGTAGATCCTGGAAGTTTAAAAGCAAATTTAAATGCCGATTCTTTAATTTATTCAAGTGTTGAAGGGGGGCCTACGCAAAACGACTATCTGGAATATAAAAAGCTTATCAATAGTTTTGTGGCAACCCAAATGAAAATGCAAAGTGATTACACCGAAGCCATGCAGAAAAATGATATGGTTGCTGTAGAGAAAATTAGAGGTAACTTTCAAAATCTTAATACGCTATTTATTACCGGAATGACAGATTTCGTAAAATCACATCCTAAATCAATTGTGAGCGGATATGTGGTGTTTTCTGATATGAATAATCCGGCTGTTCCATTTGAGAACGTTGTTACAGCCTTGGATGCAATTGATAAAAGTATTCAGGATACTAAATTTGTGAAGGCTGCCACAAAACGTGTTGATGGAATGAAGGGTTCTATGATTGGATTTAAAGCAACGGATTTTAGCCAGGCTGCCCCCAATGGAAAAATGATTAAACTTTCTGACTTTAAGGGTAAATATGTATTAGTTGACTTTTGGGCGAGTTGGTGCGGGCCTTGCAGAATGGAAAACCCGAATGTTGTAAATGCCTACAATAAGTACAAGGATAAAAACTTTACAGTATTAGGTGTATCGTTCGACTCTAATAAAGAGAAGTGGCTCGATGCTGTTAATAAAGATAATCTAACCTGGGACCAAGTAAGTGATTTAAAAGGGTGGGGGAATGAAGCCGGTAAATTATTTGGGATATCCAGTATTCCTCAAAACTTATTGCTTGATAAAGATGGAAAAATTATCGCAAAAAACCTAAGAGGAATAGCGCTAGAAGAAAAATTAGCTGAAGTATTAAAGTAA
- a CDS encoding peptidylprolyl isomerase produces the protein MKRKDLFAFLLSFTFAVNLIAQNENEPIVMTINSKPVTKAEFEAVYKKNNGKETKSNPKSVKEYVELFSLFKSKVYEAESLGLDTLSTFKTELGGYRKQLAAPYLTDKNTNENLLTEAYDRLQWEVRASHILIRTEEAALPKDTLESYTRAIAIRNAINGKLPSASEIASYEKLLRNSSEVAKLLKGKDSTLYKLKLSTVKNLADYYTKAQDKFAGIAVKTSDDASVVDNKGDLNYFSAFDMVYPFENAAFNTKVGELSPIIRSKFGYHILKVYDKRKSRGEITVAHIMVKLAKDASEQDKANAKTKINELKDKLKTSSFEEIARQFSDDKQSSDRGGQLAPFKGGRLPMEFENAAFNLKNVGDVSEPVQTPYGWHLIKKLDLKTLPSFNDMKSELKSRVNRDSRSQMGRTALIARVKKENNFKENLKNRDEFNKILDSTYLQATWKASRADKLGNKEILNIGGKSFTQNDFAKYLESQITFRSPTDVIELMRSMYKSWVEECVVSYENGLLESKYPEFKNLLREYRDGILLFDLTDQKVWSKAVKDTVGLKEYYEKNKNNYLWKERADVTIYKCADEKVSKKVRKLLKAKKTEQQISDEINKSSQLNLNITTITYLKGENKDVDANWKEGIVATDIHDSNENKTLVIIVNKITPQTPKLLNECRGMVTADYQSYLETTWIDYLKKKYVVTINNDVLETIK, from the coding sequence ATGAAAAGAAAAGATCTATTTGCGTTTTTATTATCATTCACTTTCGCAGTGAATTTGATTGCACAAAATGAAAATGAACCAATTGTTATGACCATTAATTCAAAACCTGTTACTAAAGCAGAGTTTGAAGCCGTTTATAAAAAGAACAATGGCAAGGAAACAAAAAGTAATCCTAAATCAGTAAAAGAATATGTTGAATTATTTTCTTTGTTTAAAAGCAAAGTTTATGAGGCAGAATCGTTGGGTTTGGATACGCTTTCTACTTTTAAAACAGAATTAGGCGGTTATAGAAAACAATTAGCAGCTCCATATTTAACAGATAAAAATACAAATGAGAATTTATTGACAGAAGCTTATGATCGATTGCAATGGGAAGTTAGAGCAAGTCACATTTTAATACGAACGGAAGAAGCCGCATTACCGAAAGATACTTTAGAATCTTATACTAGAGCGATTGCTATTAGAAACGCAATTAATGGCAAATTGCCTTCTGCGTCTGAAATTGCGAGTTACGAAAAATTATTGCGAAACTCTTCTGAGGTTGCTAAATTACTCAAAGGTAAAGATAGTACGCTTTATAAATTAAAATTGTCTACGGTTAAAAATTTAGCCGATTATTATACTAAGGCACAGGATAAATTTGCAGGTATTGCTGTTAAAACAAGTGATGACGCTTCTGTAGTGGATAACAAAGGCGATTTAAACTATTTCTCGGCATTTGACATGGTTTATCCTTTTGAAAACGCAGCATTCAATACCAAGGTTGGAGAGCTAAGCCCAATTATTCGTTCTAAATTCGGATATCATATTTTAAAGGTGTACGACAAACGCAAAAGCCGCGGTGAAATTACTGTTGCTCACATTATGGTGAAGTTAGCAAAAGATGCTTCTGAACAGGATAAAGCAAACGCGAAAACAAAAATAAATGAATTAAAGGATAAATTAAAAACATCTTCGTTTGAAGAAATTGCACGTCAGTTCTCAGATGACAAACAAAGCAGCGACAGAGGAGGACAGTTGGCTCCATTTAAAGGCGGAAGATTACCAATGGAATTTGAAAACGCAGCTTTTAATTTAAAAAATGTAGGTGATGTTAGTGAACCGGTTCAAACACCTTATGGTTGGCATTTGATCAAAAAACTTGATTTAAAAACACTTCCTTCTTTTAACGATATGAAAAGTGAATTGAAGTCGAGAGTGAATCGTGATAGCAGATCACAAATGGGTAGAACGGCTCTTATCGCACGTGTGAAGAAAGAAAATAATTTCAAGGAAAATTTAAAAAACAGAGACGAGTTTAATAAAATCTTAGACTCAACTTATTTACAGGCCACCTGGAAAGCAAGCCGCGCTGACAAATTAGGGAATAAAGAGATATTAAATATAGGTGGCAAAAGCTTCACCCAAAATGATTTTGCAAAATATTTGGAAAGTCAAATAACATTTAGAAGTCCTACAGATGTGATTGAACTTATGCGTTCCATGTACAAATCCTGGGTAGAAGAGTGTGTGGTTAGCTATGAAAATGGTTTACTGGAGTCTAAATACCCTGAGTTTAAAAATTTATTACGCGAATATCGTGATGGTATATTGTTATTTGACTTAACCGATCAAAAAGTATGGAGTAAGGCAGTAAAAGATACAGTAGGTTTAAAAGAGTATTACGAAAAAAACAAAAATAATTATTTATGGAAAGAACGTGCTGACGTTACGATTTATAAATGCGCAGACGAAAAGGTTTCTAAAAAGGTTAGAAAATTACTGAAAGCTAAGAAAACAGAGCAGCAAATTTCTGATGAAATAAATAAAAGTTCTCAATTGAATTTGAACATCACTACTATTACTTATCTAAAAGGTGAAAATAAAGATGTGGATGCCAATTGGAAAGAAGGAATTGTTGCTACGGATATCCACGATTCAAATGAAAATAAAACATTAGTAATCATTGTGAATAAAATTACCCCGCAAACTCCTAAGTTACTGAACGAATGCAGGGGTATGGTTACAGCCGATTATCAATCGTATTTGGAAACAACTTGGATCGATTATTTAAAAAAGAAATATGTTGTTACAATCAATAACGATGTACTTGAAACTATTAAGTAA
- a CDS encoding 3-hydroxybutyryl-CoA dehydrogenase, with product MLLKDSVIGVIGCGAMGLGIAQVASTFGHSVIILDNNASAIQKAQQNLKAGLDKLVAKQKINENKAKEILNNISFTQEINELTVCVLVIEAVVENLEVKKKIFSQLESITKETCILASNTSSLAITAIAASCRKPERVIGIHFFNPATLMPLVEVIPGIASDDSHVQICKELISGWKKVCVQVKDTPGFIVNRVARPFYSEALRIYDEGIADLADIDRAMKEIGGFKMGPFELMDMIGHDVNYVVTETVWSQFYFDPKFKPSLTQKRLMEAGFFGRKSGKGFYNYNNDFELPASKISKNEASKIFIRILCMLINEAADTLYLKIASREDIDLAMTKGVNYPKGLLKWADEIGIQQVVNQLNELRDYYEEDRYRVCPLLKKMLAANQTFW from the coding sequence ATGTTACTTAAAGATTCTGTTATTGGAGTTATAGGTTGTGGCGCAATGGGTTTGGGTATTGCTCAGGTTGCGAGTACCTTTGGTCATTCGGTTATCATCTTAGATAACAACGCGTCTGCCATTCAAAAAGCTCAACAAAACCTAAAAGCAGGTTTAGATAAACTGGTTGCTAAACAGAAAATCAATGAGAATAAGGCTAAAGAAATCTTAAACAATATTTCGTTTACGCAAGAAATTAATGAACTTACGGTTTGCGTTTTAGTGATTGAAGCTGTTGTTGAAAATTTAGAGGTTAAGAAAAAGATATTTTCACAATTAGAATCGATTACAAAAGAAACCTGTATTTTAGCCAGCAACACATCTTCCTTAGCCATAACGGCCATTGCTGCATCTTGCAGAAAACCGGAGCGGGTTATCGGAATTCATTTTTTTAATCCGGCAACTCTAATGCCCTTAGTTGAAGTAATACCCGGTATAGCCTCTGATGATTCACATGTTCAAATTTGTAAAGAACTTATTTCCGGTTGGAAAAAAGTTTGTGTACAAGTGAAGGATACTCCGGGCTTTATTGTTAATCGCGTAGCACGTCCTTTTTACAGTGAAGCTCTACGAATTTACGATGAAGGCATTGCTGACTTAGCAGACATTGACCGAGCCATGAAAGAAATAGGAGGATTTAAAATGGGTCCTTTTGAACTCATGGACATGATTGGTCATGATGTAAATTATGTCGTAACTGAAACAGTTTGGTCACAATTTTATTTTGATCCTAAATTTAAACCCTCGCTCACTCAAAAACGATTGATGGAAGCCGGTTTCTTTGGCAGAAAAAGCGGAAAAGGTTTTTACAATTACAATAACGATTTTGAATTGCCGGCTTCAAAAATATCAAAAAATGAAGCGTCAAAAATTTTCATTCGCATATTATGCATGCTAATCAATGAAGCTGCCGACACCCTCTACTTAAAAATTGCCAGTAGAGAAGATATTGACTTAGCCATGACTAAAGGAGTAAATTACCCCAAAGGTTTGCTTAAATGGGCAGATGAAATTGGTATACAGCAAGTGGTTAATCAATTGAATGAATTAAGGGATTATTACGAAGAAGACCGATACAGAGTTTGTCCTTTACTCAAAAAAATGCTTGCTGCTAACCAAACTTTTTGGTAA